From a single Bos indicus isolate NIAB-ARS_2022 breed Sahiwal x Tharparkar chromosome 11, NIAB-ARS_B.indTharparkar_mat_pri_1.0, whole genome shotgun sequence genomic region:
- the LOC109565570 gene encoding endogenous retrovirus group K member 13-1 Env polyprotein-like yields the protein MEPVLLAAIAPVILHRPLNEQRYIVQACVHSPYAFLLDRNQSDLEVFEGETVYNVVCVNFFISNCVDRNDYNNYKAVMIVKQPPYLKIPVKLEGQWFDDYALKVLYEFNGLISRPKRFIAALIVGITALIAIIASVMVSAIALSKEVHTASFVDQLSKNVSVVLTTQEIIDKKIENKVNALEEAVLLMGQEITNLRIKLSLRCHAEFKWMCVNPLQVNESIHSWECIKNHILGVWSHSDFSIDISKLHQDIQNLKQAESDFSSQWLSNSLFENLEGYLSHGSFSTIMINVAMCLCLLVLICVIAPCLFRILNQSVSVLSTEFHTYALKK from the coding sequence ATGGAGCCTGTTCTATTGGCTGCTATAGCACCTGTGATTTTACATAGACCTTTAAAtgaacaaagatatattgtacaggCCTGCGTACATTCTCCCTATGCCTTTTTGTTGGACAGAAATCAGAGTGATTTGGAAGTTTTTGAAGGAGAAactgtttacaatgttgtgtgtgtgaatttttttatATCAAATTGTGTTGATAGGaatgattataataattataaggcTGTGATGATTGTAAAACAACCACCATATTTGAAGATTCCTGTAAAATTAGAGGGGCAATGGTTTGATGATTATGCATTGAAAGTTTTATATGAATTTAATGGCTTGATTTCTCGACCTAAGAGATTCATTGCAGCTCTGATTGTGGGAATAACTGCCTTGATTGCCATAATTGCTTCAGTTATGGTTTCTGCTATTGCCCTGTCAAAAGAAGTGCATACTGCATCATTTGTTGATCAGCTGTCCAAAAATGTCTCCGTAGTTCTTACTACACAGGaaattatagataagaaaatagaaaataaggtcAATGCTTTAGAAGAAGCAGTCCTGCTAATGGGGCAAGAAATTACAAATTTAAGAATTAAGTTGTCTTTAAGGTGTCATGCTGAATTTAAATGGATGTGTGTTAACCCTCTACAAGTGAATGAGTCCATACATTCTTGGGAATGCATTAAGAATCATATTTTAGGCGTCTGGAGTCATTCAGATTTTAGTATTGATATTTCTAAGTTACATCAGGATATTCAGAATTTGAAGCAGGCAGAGTCTGACTTTTCCTCTCAATGGCTTTCTAATTCCCTTTTTGAAAATCTGGAGGGGTATCTTTCCCATGGATCCTTTTCTACAATAATGATTAATGTGGCCATGTGCTTATGCCTGTTAGTTCTAATTTGTGTAATAGCCCCGTGCCTTTTCAGAATACTCAACCAAAGTGTTTCTGTTTTATCTACTGAGTTTCATACTTatgctctaaaaaaataa